A region from the Beduinella massiliensis genome encodes:
- a CDS encoding ABC transporter permease: protein MIATRTPTGRRPVKWKKFLPLYLMMVPGIAYLIVNNYLPMSGLIIAFKDLNFRKGILGSDWIGLKNFEYLFATSDAWLITRNTLLYNVVFIALNNFLGVAVAILLNDLSSRRMKKFYQSAVLLPYLISMIIISYLVNAFLSSDLGFVNRTLLPALGQTGPAWYSTPSLWPPILVFVNAWKNVGYLCVLYLSAILGIDKEFYEAAALEGATKLQQIRAITLPLIKPTIVMMVLMMIGKIFYADFGLFYHVPMNSGALYSTTNVIDTYVYRGLMKLGDVGMSSAAGLYQSLVGFVLVLASNLIVRKVSPENALF from the coding sequence GTGATCGCCACCAGAACCCCCACCGGCCGAAGGCCCGTCAAGTGGAAGAAGTTCCTTCCGCTCTACCTCATGATGGTGCCCGGCATCGCGTACCTCATCGTCAACAACTACCTGCCGATGTCCGGGCTCATCATCGCCTTCAAGGACCTCAATTTCCGCAAGGGCATCCTGGGCAGCGACTGGATCGGCCTCAAGAACTTTGAATACCTGTTCGCCACCTCCGACGCCTGGCTCATCACGCGCAACACGCTCCTGTACAACGTCGTCTTCATCGCGCTGAACAACTTTCTGGGCGTCGCCGTCGCGATCCTGCTCAACGACCTGTCCAGCCGCCGGATGAAGAAGTTTTACCAGAGCGCGGTCCTTCTGCCCTACCTGATCTCCATGATCATCATCAGCTACCTGGTGAACGCCTTTCTGTCGAGCGACCTGGGCTTCGTGAACAGGACGCTGCTGCCCGCCCTGGGGCAGACGGGGCCCGCCTGGTATTCCACGCCCTCGCTGTGGCCGCCCATCCTCGTGTTCGTGAACGCCTGGAAGAACGTCGGCTACCTGTGCGTGCTCTACCTCTCGGCGATTTTAGGCATCGACAAGGAGTTTTACGAGGCCGCCGCGCTGGAGGGCGCGACCAAGCTCCAGCAGATTCGCGCCATCACCCTGCCCCTCATCAAGCCCACCATCGTCATGATGGTGCTGATGATGATCGGCAAGATCTTCTACGCGGACTTCGGCCTGTTCTATCACGTGCCGATGAACTCCGGCGCGCTTTACTCCACCACCAACGTCATCGACACCTACGTGTACCGCGGGCTGATGAAGCTGGGCGACGTGGGCATGTCCTCCGCGGCGGGCCTGTATCAGTCGCTCGTCGGCTTCGTGCTGGTGCTCGCCTCCAACCTGATCGTCCGTAAGGTAAGCCCCGAAAACGCGCTGTTCTGA
- a CDS encoding ABC transporter substrate-binding protein translates to MRNHKKRISFLLCLTLLIACLGLTPALAEEKPTELTIGFFSLNGVPSDLQEVLDVVNEILIEEINVKLVDPVVANFGNYHEQLNLMLSGNEQLDTFMCWGSYWLNYYNKGQIIELDDLLSQYGQGIVDAVGQEWLDAGRIGGHQYGLTTNRDLAVTRGFVLLKDVCEKYGVDVGEIKTLDDMAAVLQTIKDSEPAMIPLSAANGGNALLDTICTFDSLSDNLGVLMNYGEKLEVVNYFDTQEYEDYCRYFRSWYQNGYVTEQVMTSSDNTNPQMTSGRLFANTSNIKPGFDLKQSATVQREVVSVPMVEVNTNSSVVQQCQWYIAANCEHPDKAMQFLNLMYTDPRIANLLSWGIEGKHYVVQENGLINYPEGVTAESSGYNLNMGWAMGNQYITHIWEGDAPTLYEDLQAFNQSAVKSAAFGFTWDPTPVKTEVAALNNVLNEYRCGLEWGVLDPDVALPEFRAKLKAAGIDKVVAEKQRQLDEWAKTK, encoded by the coding sequence ATGAGAAACCACAAAAAACGTATCTCTTTTCTGCTCTGCCTGACCCTGCTGATCGCCTGCCTGGGGCTGACCCCCGCGCTGGCGGAGGAGAAGCCCACGGAGCTCACCATCGGCTTCTTCTCGCTCAACGGCGTCCCCTCGGACCTGCAGGAGGTGCTGGACGTGGTCAACGAAATCCTGATCGAGGAGATCAACGTCAAGCTGGTCGATCCGGTGGTCGCCAACTTCGGCAACTACCATGAGCAGCTCAACCTCATGCTCTCGGGCAACGAGCAGCTCGACACCTTCATGTGCTGGGGCAGCTACTGGCTCAACTACTACAACAAGGGCCAGATCATCGAGCTGGACGACCTGCTCTCGCAGTACGGCCAGGGCATCGTGGACGCGGTCGGCCAGGAGTGGCTGGACGCCGGGCGCATCGGCGGCCACCAGTACGGGCTCACCACCAACCGCGACCTGGCGGTGACGCGCGGCTTCGTGCTCCTCAAGGACGTCTGCGAAAAGTACGGCGTAGACGTCGGTGAAATCAAGACGCTGGACGACATGGCCGCGGTCCTTCAGACCATCAAGGACAGCGAACCGGCCATGATCCCCCTGAGCGCGGCCAACGGCGGCAACGCCCTGCTGGACACGATCTGCACATTCGACTCCCTCAGCGACAACCTGGGCGTCCTGATGAACTACGGCGAAAAGCTGGAGGTCGTCAACTACTTCGACACCCAGGAGTACGAGGACTATTGCCGCTACTTCCGTAGCTGGTATCAAAACGGCTACGTGACCGAGCAGGTCATGACCTCCTCGGACAACACCAACCCCCAGATGACCTCCGGCCGCCTGTTCGCCAACACCTCCAACATCAAGCCGGGCTTTGACCTCAAACAGAGCGCGACCGTGCAGCGCGAGGTCGTCAGCGTGCCCATGGTCGAGGTGAACACCAATTCCTCCGTGGTGCAGCAGTGCCAGTGGTACATCGCGGCCAACTGCGAGCACCCCGACAAGGCCATGCAGTTCCTGAACCTCATGTACACCGACCCGCGCATCGCCAACCTGCTCTCCTGGGGCATCGAGGGCAAGCACTACGTGGTGCAGGAAAACGGCCTCATCAACTACCCCGAGGGCGTGACCGCGGAGAGCTCCGGCTACAACCTGAACATGGGCTGGGCCATGGGCAACCAGTACATCACGCACATCTGGGAGGGCGACGCCCCCACGCTGTACGAGGACCTGCAGGCCTTTAACCAGAGCGCCGTCAAGTCCGCCGCGTTCGGCTTCACCTGGGACCCGACGCCCGTCAAGACCGAGGTCGCCGCGCTCAACAACGTGCTCAACGAGTACCGCTGCGGCCTGGAATGGGGCGTGCTCGACCCGGACGTCGCCCTGCCCGAGTTCCGCGCCAAGCTGAAGGCCGCGGGCATCGACAAGGTCGTCGCGGAAAAGCAGCGCCAGCTCGACGAATGGGCGAAGACGAAGTAA
- a CDS encoding helix-turn-helix domain-containing protein produces the protein MLSILLVDDEALVLRMLKSELNWSKLGIERVYTAQSLRQAMQVFSAGQVDILLCDIEMPRGSGLDLLRLLREEQREVVSILLTAHADFRYAREAVALGAIDYVMKPAPLPTLEDAIARAAERVRRTRTTSDYVAYGKNWVVNRRFLLENFWQDVLREGVEPRRGALLSEMAARRIETPLNEAYALLQAVLRVPSDDHSGLSAHDLDFCVRNILAELTGAAAVVSPVEGVWTCILQSGERTGEDYLALCARAAEAMEMYLHVALACCAMEGVAPERAASQSRRIRRYVHNRMDQQRAHFFPAPLAHEDSECEYKKPPFESWRGLLRACQADALERQASAYLSSLAAKGVVPERVLSYFLHDFLQMVYAVLEDEGIQSAALLSAEGVQDLLARAAAGASDMLRFCVHVVRACRELLRGPDDPVPVSEQICRYIKSHLEEDLSREDIAAHVGLSPEYVSRLFKQETGVNLVSYLQTVRLGTACEWLTHSGLSISEIAARLGYDNFAYFSKIFKKYTGLTPSAYRKDPSQARMS, from the coding sequence ATGCTGAGCATCCTGCTGGTGGACGACGAGGCACTGGTGCTCCGCATGCTGAAAAGCGAGCTGAACTGGTCGAAGCTGGGCATCGAGCGCGTGTATACCGCCCAGAGCCTGCGCCAGGCGATGCAGGTCTTTTCCGCCGGGCAGGTGGACATCCTGCTGTGCGACATCGAGATGCCGCGCGGCAGCGGCCTGGACCTGCTGCGGCTGCTGCGGGAGGAGCAGCGCGAGGTCGTCAGCATCCTGCTCACCGCGCACGCGGACTTCCGCTACGCGCGCGAGGCCGTGGCCCTGGGCGCGATCGACTACGTCATGAAGCCCGCGCCCCTGCCCACGCTGGAGGACGCGATCGCGCGCGCGGCTGAACGCGTGCGCCGCACGCGCACGACCAGCGACTACGTGGCCTACGGCAAGAACTGGGTCGTAAACCGCCGCTTCCTGCTCGAAAACTTCTGGCAGGACGTGCTCCGGGAAGGCGTCGAGCCCCGGCGCGGCGCGCTGCTCTCGGAGATGGCCGCCCGCCGCATCGAGACGCCGCTGAACGAAGCCTACGCGCTGCTGCAGGCCGTGCTGCGCGTGCCCTCGGACGATCATTCGGGCCTCTCGGCGCACGACCTGGACTTCTGCGTGCGCAACATCCTCGCCGAGCTCACGGGCGCCGCGGCCGTCGTCTCCCCGGTCGAGGGCGTCTGGACCTGCATCCTGCAAAGCGGCGAGCGGACGGGGGAGGATTACCTCGCCCTATGCGCCCGGGCGGCGGAGGCGATGGAAATGTACCTGCACGTCGCCCTCGCCTGCTGCGCCATGGAGGGCGTCGCGCCCGAACGCGCCGCCAGCCAGAGCCGCCGCATCCGTCGCTACGTGCACAACCGCATGGACCAGCAGCGCGCGCACTTCTTCCCCGCGCCCCTCGCCCACGAGGATTCGGAGTGCGAATACAAAAAGCCTCCGTTCGAGAGCTGGCGCGGCCTGCTGCGCGCCTGTCAGGCGGACGCGCTGGAGCGGCAGGCCTCCGCCTACCTCTCCTCCCTCGCCGCCAAGGGCGTCGTCCCCGAGCGCGTGCTTTCCTATTTTTTACACGATTTTTTGCAGATGGTCTACGCCGTGCTGGAGGACGAGGGCATACAAAGCGCCGCCCTGCTCTCCGCCGAGGGCGTGCAGGACCTGCTCGCCCGGGCGGCGGCGGGCGCGAGCGACATGCTCAGGTTTTGCGTACACGTGGTGCGCGCCTGCCGCGAGCTGCTGCGCGGGCCCGACGACCCGGTTCCCGTCTCCGAGCAGATTTGCCGCTACATCAAGAGCCATCTGGAGGAGGACCTCAGCCGCGAGGACATCGCCGCCCACGTGGGCCTGAGCCCCGAATACGTCTCGCGCCTCTTCAAGCAGGAGACGGGCGTCAACCTCGTGAGCTACCTGCAGACGGTGCGCCTGGGCACCGCCTGCGAGTGGCTGACGCACAGCGGGCTGTCCATCAGCGAGATCGCCGCGCGGCTGGGCTACGACAACTTCGCCTACTTTTCCAAGATCTTCAAAAAGTACACCGGGCTCACGCCCTCCGCCTACAGAAAAGACCCCTCTCAGGCGCGAATGTCATAA
- a CDS encoding histidine kinase encodes MRLSLKRWVQLLFVCILLFLTAFTLINTAYSAGFVKSQVLRSYSDTMRLYLQMIDSTFHNVELNVANLLSTQTSALYAAEQPGDDTQALLARQTVYRALSQSVLLSTSMDGAFFFSPESDRLLACAYRTLPLDETDALHDTLRGDLCGTLSGDLLSWYCRRVGDSCYLFFVRPFSDSYLGVYVSADALLQSLRNSSFLAVDDVCLLGDSGAVLSSELVSHTLSNPVYLPGDEFTLDGARYTLVRAPLARADLTLAALVRTQRLVGGLSRNLYLLIALSALMCLFVLCAYLATKRHMLRPLARLAEAMRAFQRGDLEARVDGRTHVQELDLVNDTFNHMAREVTQLKIANYESELRRSRTTLHFYQLQIRPHFLINALNTLFTLAQVKNYALIQELTTFLVRYYRYTLRSTGTFVRLHDELEHVENYLSIQQMRFPDKLDVCVDVQENLRGAAVPPLILQSFVENSIQYAASMDEAVVLGIEVRTDPARQDEILLTISDTGPGFPDDLLAAARAQRPLGDGTDAHIGIYNAQQRLLLAYKGRASLRLSNTQPHGARVDIVLPYIPYSPQEEEGLPC; translated from the coding sequence ATGCGCCTTTCGCTCAAGCGCTGGGTTCAGCTTCTGTTCGTCTGCATCCTTCTTTTCCTGACCGCCTTTACGCTGATCAACACCGCCTATTCGGCCGGGTTCGTCAAAAGCCAGGTGCTCCGCTCCTACAGCGACACCATGCGCCTCTATCTGCAGATGATCGACAGCACCTTTCACAACGTGGAGCTGAACGTCGCCAACCTTTTGAGCACCCAGACGAGCGCTCTGTACGCCGCCGAGCAGCCGGGCGACGACACCCAGGCGCTCCTCGCGCGCCAGACCGTCTACCGCGCGCTCTCTCAGAGCGTGCTGCTCTCCACCAGCATGGACGGCGCCTTTTTCTTCTCGCCCGAGTCGGACCGCCTGCTCGCCTGCGCCTACCGGACGCTGCCCCTGGATGAGACGGACGCCCTTCACGACACGCTGCGCGGGGACCTGTGCGGCACGCTCAGCGGCGACCTGCTCTCCTGGTACTGCCGGCGCGTCGGGGATAGCTGCTACCTCTTCTTCGTGCGCCCGTTCAGCGACAGCTACCTGGGCGTGTACGTGAGCGCGGACGCGCTGCTCCAAAGCCTGCGCAATTCCAGCTTTCTGGCGGTGGACGACGTGTGCCTGCTGGGGGATTCGGGCGCGGTGCTCTCCTCCGAGCTCGTCTCCCACACCCTGAGCAACCCCGTGTACCTGCCGGGCGACGAATTCACGCTCGACGGCGCCCGCTACACGCTCGTGCGCGCCCCGCTCGCGCGCGCCGACCTCACGCTGGCGGCCCTGGTGCGCACGCAGCGCCTCGTGGGCGGCCTCAGCCGGAACCTCTACCTCCTGATCGCGCTCTCCGCGCTCATGTGCCTGTTCGTGCTGTGCGCATACCTGGCGACGAAGCGGCACATGCTCCGCCCGCTGGCGCGCCTCGCCGAGGCGATGCGCGCCTTTCAGCGCGGCGACCTCGAGGCCCGCGTCGACGGCCGCACCCACGTGCAGGAGCTGGACCTGGTGAACGACACCTTCAACCACATGGCGCGGGAGGTCACGCAGCTCAAGATCGCCAACTACGAAAGCGAGCTGCGCCGCAGCCGCACCACCCTGCACTTTTACCAGCTCCAGATCCGTCCGCACTTTCTCATCAACGCCCTCAACACCCTCTTCACGCTGGCGCAGGTGAAGAACTACGCCCTGATTCAGGAGCTCACCACCTTTCTGGTGCGCTATTACCGCTATACCCTGCGCAGCACCGGCACGTTTGTGCGCCTGCACGACGAGCTGGAGCACGTGGAGAACTACCTGAGCATCCAGCAGATGCGCTTCCCCGACAAGCTGGACGTGTGCGTGGACGTGCAGGAGAACCTGCGCGGCGCGGCCGTGCCCCCGCTGATCCTGCAATCGTTCGTGGAAAACAGCATTCAGTACGCCGCGAGCATGGACGAGGCGGTCGTGCTGGGCATCGAGGTGCGCACGGACCCCGCCCGCCAGGACGAAATCCTGCTCACCATCTCGGATACGGGCCCCGGCTTTCCCGACGACCTGCTCGCCGCCGCCCGCGCCCAGCGCCCGCTGGGGGACGGCACGGACGCGCACATCGGCATCTACAACGCCCAGCAGCGCCTGCTTCTCGCCTACAAGGGCCGCGCCTCGCTGCGCCTGTCCAATACCCAGCCGCACGGCGCGCGCGTGGACATCGTCCTTCCCTACATCCCCTATTCGCCGCAGGAAGAGGAGGGCTTGCCATGCTGA
- a CDS encoding ATP-binding cassette domain-containing protein has product MIAAQNVTLSYSGKPLFKNVNIKFTAGNCYGIIGANGAGKSTFLRLLSGELEPTAGEIAITPGERMAVLKQNHFEFDEFEVLQTVIMGHKRLYDIMTEKEALYQKEDFTEADGVRASELEGEFADLDGWNAESDAEMLLTGLGLSLDLEHRRMAELDGSQKVKVLLAQALFGNPDILLLDEPTNHLDIQSVRWLENFLLDFPNTVIVVSHDRHFLNKVCTHICDIDYSKIQMYVGNYDFWYEYTQMAARQAKDQNKKTEQKIKELQAFIARFSANASKHKQATSRKKLLDNLTMENFEPSSRRYPFVQFKPDRDIGNDLLTLKDLSKTVNGRKVLNKISFTLTPGDKVAFVGTDELAKTTLFQILMGEIEPDEGSFKWGVTTSQAYFPKDSSAFFEGCDLTLIDWLRQFSEEQYEADIRGWLGRMLFSGEDALKPARVLSGGERVRCMLSKMMLSGANVLILDEPTNHLDLESITALNEGMTSFTGSMLFTTQDHECVQTVANRIMEILPGGLIDRRDSYDEYIENPDIPALRERLMNA; this is encoded by the coding sequence ATGATCGCAGCACAAAACGTCACCCTGAGCTACAGCGGCAAGCCGCTTTTCAAGAACGTCAACATCAAGTTCACCGCCGGGAACTGCTACGGCATCATCGGCGCGAACGGCGCGGGCAAGTCCACGTTCCTGCGCCTGCTCTCCGGCGAGCTGGAGCCGACGGCGGGCGAGATCGCCATCACGCCCGGCGAGCGCATGGCGGTGCTCAAGCAGAACCACTTCGAGTTCGACGAATTCGAGGTGCTGCAGACCGTCATCATGGGCCATAAGCGCCTTTACGACATCATGACCGAGAAGGAAGCGCTCTATCAAAAGGAGGACTTCACCGAGGCGGACGGCGTGCGCGCCTCCGAGCTGGAGGGCGAGTTCGCGGATCTGGACGGCTGGAACGCCGAGTCCGACGCGGAGATGCTGCTCACCGGCCTGGGCCTCTCGCTCGACCTGGAGCACAGGCGCATGGCCGAGCTGGACGGCAGCCAGAAGGTCAAGGTGCTGCTGGCGCAGGCGCTGTTCGGCAACCCCGACATCCTGCTGCTGGACGAGCCGACCAACCACCTGGACATCCAGAGCGTGCGCTGGCTGGAAAACTTCCTGCTCGACTTCCCCAACACGGTGATCGTGGTCTCCCATGACCGCCACTTCCTCAACAAGGTCTGCACCCACATCTGCGACATCGACTACAGCAAGATTCAGATGTACGTGGGCAACTACGACTTCTGGTACGAGTACACGCAGATGGCCGCGCGCCAGGCCAAGGACCAGAATAAGAAGACCGAGCAGAAGATCAAGGAGCTGCAGGCCTTCATCGCCCGCTTCTCCGCGAACGCGAGCAAGCACAAGCAGGCCACCAGCCGCAAAAAGCTGCTGGACAACCTCACGATGGAGAACTTCGAGCCCTCCAGCCGCCGCTATCCCTTCGTGCAGTTCAAGCCCGACCGCGACATCGGCAACGACCTTCTGACGCTGAAGGACCTTTCCAAGACCGTGAACGGCCGCAAGGTGCTCAACAAGATTTCGTTCACCCTGACGCCCGGGGACAAGGTCGCCTTCGTGGGCACGGACGAGCTGGCCAAGACCACGCTCTTCCAAATCCTCATGGGCGAAATCGAGCCGGACGAGGGCAGCTTCAAGTGGGGCGTGACCACCTCGCAGGCCTACTTCCCCAAGGACAGCAGCGCCTTCTTCGAGGGCTGCGACCTGACGCTCATCGACTGGCTGCGCCAGTTTTCCGAGGAGCAGTACGAGGCCGACATCCGGGGCTGGCTGGGCCGCATGCTCTTCTCCGGCGAGGACGCGCTCAAGCCCGCGCGCGTGCTCTCCGGCGGCGAGCGCGTGCGCTGCATGCTCTCCAAGATGATGCTCTCCGGCGCGAACGTGCTCATCCTGGACGAGCCGACCAACCACCTGGACTTGGAATCCATCACCGCGCTCAACGAGGGCATGACCTCGTTTACCGGCAGCATGCTCTTCACCACGCAGGACCACGAGTGTGTGCAGACCGTGGCCAACCGCATCATGGAAATCCTGCCGGGCGGGCTGATCGACCGGCGCGACAGCTACGACGAGTACATCGAAAACCCCGACATCCCCGCCCTGCGCGAGCGGCTGATGAACGCCTAA
- a CDS encoding CDP-alcohol phosphatidyltransferase family protein yields MEKIRQEKILNVPNALTILRFVLLPFFVWQFFRGHTTTAFIIYIVVQLTDMLDGLIARKCNLVTNFGKLMDPLADKLMLLTVLICFGIDGRVPWWIIALVLVKEAALVVGGAVALHRGIVVHAKHIGKVATVVFALSIVLNFMSMSPLDRYVLYAAVALTLSALVFYAADMLGPLREAKKPRAK; encoded by the coding sequence GTGGAGAAGATCAGGCAAGAGAAAATCCTTAACGTACCGAACGCGCTGACGATTCTGCGCTTCGTGCTGCTGCCCTTTTTCGTGTGGCAGTTTTTCCGGGGCCATACGACCACGGCGTTCATCATCTACATCGTCGTGCAGCTTACCGACATGCTGGACGGGCTCATCGCGAGGAAGTGCAACCTCGTCACCAACTTCGGCAAGCTCATGGACCCCCTGGCCGACAAGCTGATGCTGCTGACCGTGCTCATCTGCTTTGGCATCGACGGGCGCGTGCCGTGGTGGATCATCGCGCTGGTGCTCGTGAAGGAGGCGGCGCTGGTCGTCGGCGGGGCGGTGGCGCTGCACCGGGGCATCGTAGTGCACGCCAAGCACATCGGCAAGGTCGCGACCGTGGTGTTCGCGCTCTCGATCGTGCTCAACTTTATGTCCATGAGCCCGCTGGACCGCTACGTGCTGTACGCGGCGGTGGCGCTGACGCTTTCCGCGCTCGTCTTTTACGCGGCGGACATGCTGGGCCCGCTGCGCGAGGCGAAGAAGCCGCGGGCGAAGTGA
- a CDS encoding CD3324 family protein, translated as MKYISAKALLPDALVKELQGYIQGGYIYVPTTRARQKRWGEASGYREELRKRNQEIKGAYRQGATAELLAERYCLSTHAIRKILYEK; from the coding sequence ATGAAGTATATAAGCGCAAAAGCGCTTCTGCCCGATGCGCTGGTCAAGGAGCTGCAAGGCTACATCCAGGGCGGCTACATCTACGTGCCCACGACGCGGGCGCGGCAAAAGCGCTGGGGGGAAGCGTCCGGATACCGCGAGGAGCTGCGGAAAAGAAATCAGGAGATCAAAGGGGCCTACCGGCAGGGGGCGACGGCCGAACTGCTGGCGGAGCGCTACTGCCTGTCCACGCACGCGATCCGCAAAATTCTATACGAGAAATGA
- a CDS encoding conjugal transfer protein: MCIRFVLNGDEMLTGFNFDIDLGVWDHRILLDEDRFAIGIRRPDGLYHCYHGVNRNGNAGTLLYVHGSPAGTFADGPGCLTIADLTERFVKGEISLDEALRAVQTKRIVYAPDATMQALLSDARGRALTVEPGVGYRMEWAPLSLLANGSCLDPESTRPFAVPGDDRYERAQRLLSGRGRGFTAADALEALREVRQEGEWATRVSFVYAPGRNTVYYVLNNRFDEVSKHEFAAR, encoded by the coding sequence ATGTGCATTCGATTTGTGCTGAACGGCGACGAGATGCTGACCGGCTTTAACTTCGACATCGACCTGGGGGTGTGGGATCATCGGATTCTTCTGGACGAGGACCGCTTTGCCATCGGCATCCGGCGGCCGGACGGCCTCTACCATTGCTACCACGGCGTAAACCGCAACGGGAATGCGGGCACGCTGCTCTACGTTCACGGCAGCCCGGCGGGCACGTTTGCGGACGGGCCCGGCTGCCTCACGATCGCCGACCTCACGGAGCGCTTTGTCAAGGGAGAAATTTCCCTGGACGAGGCGCTGCGCGCGGTGCAGACGAAGCGGATCGTCTACGCGCCGGACGCGACCATGCAGGCGCTGCTATCGGACGCGCGGGGACGGGCGCTGACCGTCGAGCCGGGCGTCGGCTACCGCATGGAGTGGGCCCCGCTTTCCCTGCTCGCAAACGGTTCGTGCCTCGATCCCGAAAGCACGCGGCCCTTCGCCGTGCCGGGCGACGACCGCTACGAGCGGGCGCAGCGCCTGCTGTCCGGCCGCGGGCGCGGCTTCACCGCCGCGGATGCGCTGGAGGCGCTCCGGGAGGTAAGGCAGGAAGGGGAGTGGGCGACCCGCGTGTCCTTCGTCTACGCGCCGGGGCGCAATACCGTCTATTATGTGCTCAACAACCGCTTTGACGAGGTGTCAAAGCACGAATTTGCGGCGCGCTGA
- a CDS encoding CatB-related O-acetyltransferase, with product MFPDRIYPRTGDAQTVYLKNVVKNPAISVGEFTIYNDFERDPRDFERSNVLYHYPVNRDRLAVGKFCSIACGAKFLFNSANHALGALSTYPFPLFYEAWGLDKQDVASAWDNKGDIVVGNDVWIGYEAVILAGVTIGDGAVIAARAVVTRDVAPYTIVGGVPAKPIRRRFDEATVSALLELKWWDWPAKRIAQNLGAIRAGQVEALR from the coding sequence ATGTTTCCAGATCGGATTTACCCCCGCACGGGGGACGCGCAGACCGTATACCTGAAAAACGTCGTGAAAAACCCCGCCATTTCCGTGGGGGAATTTACGATTTACAACGACTTTGAGCGGGACCCACGGGATTTCGAGCGCAGCAACGTGCTCTACCACTACCCCGTCAACCGCGACAGGCTCGCCGTCGGGAAGTTCTGCTCCATCGCCTGCGGCGCGAAGTTCCTGTTCAACAGCGCTAACCACGCGCTCGGCGCGCTGTCCACCTATCCGTTCCCGCTCTTCTACGAGGCCTGGGGGCTGGACAAGCAGGACGTGGCCTCGGCGTGGGACAACAAGGGCGACATCGTCGTCGGTAACGACGTGTGGATCGGCTATGAGGCGGTGATCCTCGCCGGGGTCACCATCGGGGACGGCGCGGTCATCGCGGCCCGCGCGGTGGTGACGCGGGACGTCGCCCCGTACACGATCGTGGGCGGCGTGCCAGCCAAGCCGATCCGCCGGCGCTTTGACGAGGCGACCGTGTCGGCTTTATTGGAACTGAAGTGGTGGGATTGGCCCGCAAAACGCATCGCGCAAAACCTCGGCGCGATCCGGGCCGGACAGGTCGAGGCGCTTCGCTGA